The Brassica napus cultivar Da-Ae unplaced genomic scaffold, Da-Ae ScsIHWf_702;HRSCAF=1020, whole genome shotgun sequence genome contains the following window.
ttatatatgtaatagttactgatttttaattattcaatatatatttattattttataatataatatgtaagaacatataatacataaaataaattatatatataatgtttattccgcGCAACTTAATCTAGTAAGTACTTATAAGAAAAGTTCATAATAATGTTGAATGTTACACGTAAACaaattatactattatataagtaaaataaacaTGGAAAACTAAAAGATTttagtttccaaaaaaaaagatttgatttgatacttggaaaaaaaaaaaaaatataaaatgaaggTGTAATTAGGTTGGAATCCTTGGTATATAAATAAATGAGAACTACCCACGGTTTTGTTACCCCTCTCTGTGTCTCTCAAAAAAGTTGCAATCTCTCAAACATCACAGATTCATACATACACGTCTCCATATACTCTCGCGGGTGTATGTATTAATACAATACAGAGAATTGTTGGGTTCAGCTGAAAAAGAggaaagaatggaaggaataaAGAAGAGCGGTTCCTCTCCTTCTTCTCCATCTCTAACTTCTCAGCTTTTTGGGTCCAGAGAtaatccttcttcttcttcttcctctgggATTTTCGGATCCATTTTTGCTCATCCTTCTAAGGTGAGATTCTTTTCTTCTAAAGGTTcgacttttatttttattattttgatcgGGCGCATCTCTGTTTCTAATTCCATTTATTGCCGATTTCTTTGAGATTTtacaaattagggttttcgaaattgTTCTGATCCGATCATAGCAGATCATTTCGTTCTTATTCATAGTTtgcaaagagaaaaaaaaaggattaattttgaaaaagaagacttttatatattttaaagtggAAAAACCCCACAAAGATAAAGAAGAGTTTGTCGTGATTGGTGGCTTGGAGCACAAGTTTCTCTAATcaaatttgatttgagatttgaTGGGGTgtgtttcttttgtttcataAGGTGATGGGACAAGAGACTGTGACTGGTGGCTGGAACGACAAGTCCTCCAAGGCTGGTAATCTTTTGACGAAAGCCTTTGTTCTTGCTctttatttcattatttatttattattttataaatggaGGTTTTGAAATGTTTATATGTGCAGGTGGTGATGTTGAGAAAAAACAGATTAGAGTTTGGATCAGTTTATCAACAGGAACAACAAGAGAGAGTTCAACCTTGTCATCTGAGCTCTTCCATCTATTACGGTGGCCCTGATGTTTATTTCCAGCCTCAGAGTCAGAATTCAGCAGGCCAACTTGCTGCGGTAATACCAATACTTC
Protein-coding sequences here:
- the LOC125605117 gene encoding uncharacterized protein LOC125605117, which produces MEGIKKSGSSPSSPSLTSQLFGSRDNPSSSSSSGIFGSIFAHPSKVMGQETVTGGWNDKSSKAGGDVEKKQIRVWISLSTGTTRESSTLSSELFHLLRWP